A window of Babesia microti strain RI chromosome III, complete genome contains these coding sequences:
- a CDS encoding hypothetical protein (overlaps_old_locusTagID:BBM_III04085), with translation MGDDHLSLLINSAISGSNLAVNLHDNDLAELLIGNDISETHNLLKSLLQDTECSRNNIRAKPKYIINNSRSYNYLIARGCPQCSRDVDFSSPNEVFNSGKICCVDCGYIIAPAILSSTREDLLPVDSFDDKSLYLFGCRESYVYDQQGKDLWKDYLNETNISLLEMAKSSFSKGTQTVKEICQKCGNEEQYYSTFQARSADEGMTIMYECTSCGNRTTFNV, from the coding sequence ATGGGCGATGACCATCTGTCATTGCTAATAAATTCTGCTATAAGTGGCAGCAATTTAGCGGTAAATTTACACGACAATGACCTAGCTGAACTACTAATTGGCAACGACATCTCTGAAACACATAATTTGTTGAAGTCATTACTACAGGACACTGAATGCAGTCGAAACAACATTCGTGCCAAACcgaaatatataataaacaattcaaGGAGTTACAACTATTTGATTGCGAGGGGATGTCCACAATGCTCCAGGGATGTTGATTTTAGTAGTCCAAATGAAGTATTTAACAGCGGCAAAATTTGTTGTGTTGATTGTGGCTACATTATTGCACCTGCAATATTATCCAGCACTAGGGAAGATCTGTTGCCAGTTGATAGTTTTGACGACAAAAGCTTGTATTTGTTTGGCTGCAGGGAATCCTACGTTTATGATCAGCAGGGCAAGGATTTGTGGAAggattatttaaatgaaacaaatatttctcTTCTAGAAATGGCAAAgtcatcattttccaaaGGGACTCAAACAGTTAAAGAGATATGTCAAAAATGTGGAAATGAAGAACAGTATTACTCGACATTCCAAGCCAGATCTGCCGATGAAGGAATGACAATCATGTACGAATGTACCAGTTGTGGAAATCGCACTACTTTTAATGTATAA
- a CDS encoding peptidyl-tRNA hydrolase, PTH2 family (overlaps_old_locusTagID:BBM_III04090), giving the protein MLGEILIFIIGVVIGCRYEFFLEFFFWRIYFTLQSQIIKSTDINNDEMKLVLCVRSDLKMGKGKIASQCGHAAIGAYSDCLANECKYLKKWLAGGQRKIVVKIPDCEAMTNVYKLAKLNAINAHIVSDAGKTQVPNGSKTVIAVGPGPAHLIDKITGQFALL; this is encoded by the exons ATGCTAGGGGAGATTCTGATATTCATAATTGGAGTGGTTATAGGCTGTAGGTACGAATTTTTTCTAGAATTTTTTTTCTGGAGAATCTATTTCACCTTACAATcccaaataatcaaaaGTACCGACATTAACAACGATGAAATGAAGCTAGTGCTTTGTGTCAGAAGTG ACTTGAAAATGGGAAAGGGAAAAATTGCTTCACAGTGTGGACACGCAGCAATTGGAGCTTATTCAGATTGTTTAGCTAatgaatgtaaatatttgaaaaaatggCTGGCTGGAGGGCAGCGGAAAATTGTAGTCAAAATTCCA GATTGTGAAGCAATGACCAATGTGTATAAATTAGCTAAACTAAACGCCATAAACGCGCACATAGTGTCGGATGCa gGGAAAACACAAGTGCCTAATGGATCAAAAACTGTGATAGCAGTGGGTCCTG GACCCGCACATttgattgataaaattacagGACAATTTGCGCTGCTTTGA
- a CDS encoding ubiquinol-cytochrome c reductase subunit 7 (overlaps_old_locusTagID:BBM_III04095), which yields MLLNRELNRIVAKRALRSVKNSLGPTPRWKDMCDGHSMLSKLYHKLVAPWFYKYFTGPLERWRMASLTRYLREHGLMFDDLMSDREPIVERAISLLPDDIATGRYRRIVRGMHVNFLRLTLPLHEQNYDPFVPYLAPYIEEAKFQLQEEEELLGYHPQDRRLFCGGTTGFGDFEPGMHFLTCMPNLYGAAMGNVKK from the exons ATGTTACTTAATAGGGAATTAAATAGGATTGTAGCTAAACGGGCTTTAAGGTCCGTAAAGAACTCTTTAGGTCCCACTCCGCGCTGGAAAGATATGTGCGATGGGCATTCTATGCTAtccaaattatatcataaacTAGTCGCTCCTTGgttttacaaatattttactgGGCCTCTAGAGCGATGGAGAATGGCATCACTCACGCGCTATCTACGCGAACATG GATTGATGTTTGACGACTTGATGTCTGACAGGGAACCAATTGTGGAAAGAGCTATATCATTGTTACCGGATGACATAGCTACGGGACGCTATAGGCGGATTGTGCGAGGAATGCATGTTAATTTCCTGCGTCTAACACTACCTTTGCATGAACAAAATTATGATCCTTTTGTTCCATATTTGGCACCTTATATAGAAGAGGCCAAATTTCAGTTACAAGAGGAGGAGGAGTTGCTGGGTTATCACCCTCAGGATAGGAGATTGTTTTGCGGTGGTACCACTGGATTTGGTGATTTTGAGCCTGGAATGCATTTTTTGACTTGTATGCCCAATCTGTATGGTGCGGCCATGGGTAACGTTAAAAAATGA
- a CDS encoding heme oxygenase (HO) (overlaps_old_locusTagID:BBM_III04100), translated as MHNGQVNIFLAILYVTMVVGYVPKRATLRPPKPNRKTPKGPILHRREKAKESNQLRDELIMKYWRRVGKEVNEVPFTDQSHQQHIDTRRAFMSMYVLPKMAEISYKECDILKLDEKKSSNFTRHSCLQFLCEIRNFFSVCAHGFNKNEGLKELVEMGPINEIPYLSNDITYIRKLINGSGEFTTEHGKYIDFLQKIAENDPIALVSHAYYFYKEWCLCKFHVLNSIKLHLRITRHFQSAGFNEDVLNFEYVLNMLACSWSQVEKDNFLRNLSIASDMAKCYTQCFT; from the exons atgCATAATGGACAGgtcaatatatttttagcAATACTATATGTAACTATGGTTGTTGGCTATGTGCCAAAGAGAGCCACTTTGCGCCCACCCAAACCTAATAGGAAAACCCCAAAGGGACCAATTCTCCACAGGAGGGAGAAAGCCAAGGAATCCAACCAATTGAGGGATGaattgataatgaaatattggCGTAGGGTGGGGAAAGAGGTAAACGAAGTCCCTTTTACCGATCAATCGCATCAGCAACACATAGATACGCGCAG AGCTTTTATGTCTATGTATGTATTGCCTAAAATGGCAGAGATTTCATATAAAGAATGtgacattttaaaattggaTGAAAAAAAGTCATCCAATTTCACTAGACACTCCtgtttacaatttttgtgTGAAATCAGAAATTTTTTCAGTGTCTGTGCCCATGGATTCAACAAAAACGAGGGGTTGAAAGAACTAGTGGAAATGGGACCAATAAACGAAATACCTTATCTCTCCAACGATATAACTTATATTcgcaaattaatcaatgGCAGTGGCGAATTCACTACAGAACATGGGAAATACATCGACTTCTTACAGAAAATCGCTGAAAATGATCCAATTGCACTAGTATCTCATGCTTACTACTTCTATAAGGAATGGTGCTTGTGCAAATTTCACGTGTTGAACTCAATAAAACTACATTTGCGAATAACTCGACATTTTCAATCCGCTGGTTTCAATGAAGACGTTCTAAATTTCGAG TACGTACTGAATATGTTGGCTTGTAGTTGGTCTCAAGTTGAGAaggataattttttgagaAACCTGTCCATAGCGTCCGACATGGCCAAGTGTTATACCCAATGCTTCACTTGA
- a CDS encoding hypothetical protein (overlaps_old_locusTagID:BBM_III04105) has protein sequence MSKDEFVPVMSVKARKVFDQNGINQSVDLLSFFDQRIKSLSYQLTQNVTKNVLETVISGCKQLYSLTFNKFSSVSEIENKIYDVRLSLSKSKTNSSRKSDAKKDSEAIEYVKYLEDELKTANAVLNYRNQISELKLKAEQLLREFTAPKSVGDNKPFYNANNSYTVKATSTGRPTPTARKFTERNCIIKVKIPNIIGTAFSSKYWYMLKTIQDQNNVYITVNNNVSNTSSIETTGVYADDVDADYSLITIKGASESEAAAGQNSLNELMKSMVIKKVPDINSTECEEVFTNIKNMAGPKIGCLVNLKGTLHVVGKKDVVQRTLEKIEKLLSEKDVHTWKIDVFSDDKFWDLAIQSKQFRRFNCKYSSGTITVTSSSAVYKSLKEEVDLIESSECRKYVDIERYQANKMLNNGAEMIKYFQKKGATCFVGPDRLNMIVFGTNDAVQNCLNHVESLKKNSVVIGISSLKIPISPEQSKLIIGKGGANIKRLIEESGVETIQVERSEFPSVSISGTKEAVETCKALILEMTAVSNPISEKPLDQVKTTPRFSPIGPKMDLPDIGPDSFPSLTDTVNVSALPTVRGSWVKPIKASD, from the coding sequence ATGTCTAAGGACGAATTTGTACCTGTTATGAGCGTCAAGGCTCGGAAGGTATTCGATCAAAACGGTATCAATCAGAGCGTTGATCTACTAAGCTTTTTTGATCAGCGTATCAAATCCCTATCGTATCAACTCACACAAAATGTCACGAAAAATGTGTTAGAAACAGTTATTAGTGGCTGTAAACAACTTTACTCCCTGACattcaacaaattttccAGTGTTAGTGAAATTGAAAACAAGATATATGATGTAAGATTGTCACTTTCTAAATCTAAAACTAATAGTAGCCGTAAATCGGATGCTAAAAAAGATAGTGAGGCAATTGAGTATGTAAAATATCTGGAAGATGAACTTAAAACAGCTAATGCAGTTCTGAACTACAGGAATCAAATCTCTGAACTCAAACTCAAAGCTGAACAGCTACTTCGTGAATTCACAGCTCCAAAATCAGTGGGTGATAATAAACCTTTTTATAATGCTAATAACTCTTATACAGTAAAGGCCACCTCCACTGGTAGGCCCACTCCCACCGCCCGAAAATTCACAGAAAGGAACTGCATTATCAAGGTCAAAATACCCAATATAATAGGCACTGCCTTCTCTTCTAAATATTGGTATATGCTCAAGACAATCCAAGACCAGAATAATGTATACATAACCGTAAACAACAACGTATCAAATACTAGCAGTATTGAAACTACTGGTGTTTACGCAGATGATGTAGATGCAGACTATTCTCTGATTACGATAAAAGGGGCCAGCGAAAGTGAAGCTGCTGCGGGCCAGAATAGTTTAAATGAGTTGATGAAATCTATGGTCATAAAAAAGGTACCTGATATCAATAGTACAGAGTGCGAGGAAGTATTTACTAATATCAAGAATATGGCTGGGCCTAAAATAGGATGTCTTGTGAATTTAAAGGGGACACTGCATGTTGTTGGAAAGAAAGATGTAGTGCAAAGAACTTTGGAAAagattgaaaaattacttTCCGAAAAGGATGTGCATACGTGGAAAATCGATGTTTTTAGTGATGATAAATTCTGGGATCTAGCCATACAATCCAAGCAATTTAGACGTTTCAACTGCAAATATTCATCGGGCACAATTACCGTTACTTCCAGCAGTGCTGTATACAAGTCTCTCAAGGAAGAAGTGGATTTAATAGAATCTAGTGAATGCCGCAAATATGTGGATATTGAGCGGTATCAGGCGAATAAGATGCTTAATAACGGCGCAGAAATGATCAAATACTTCCAAAAGAAGGGGGCTACTTGCTTTGTTGGCCCTGATCGGTTGAATATGATTGTTTTCGGCACTAACGACGCCGTACAAAATTGCCTGAATCATGTGGAATCTCTGAAGAAAAACTCAGTTGTGATTGGCATTAGCAGCTTAAAAATTCCCATCAGTCCTGAACAATCGAAGCTAATTATTGGCAAGGGAGGGGCTAATATCAAAAGGCTGATTGAAGAGTCGGGGGTGGAAACTATTCAAGTTGAGCGTTCGGAATTCCCATCTGTATCGATATCAGGTACCAAGGAGGCAGTAGAGACATGCAAGGCATTAATACTGGAAATGACAGCTGTATCGAATCCCATTTCTGAAAAGCCATTGGACCAAGTTAAAACCACTCCCAGATTTTCGCCAATTGGTCCAAAGATGGATCTCCCTGACATTGGTCCTGATTCATTTCCCTCACTAACGGATACAGTCAATGTCAGTGCTTTACCCACAGTTAGGGGTTCATGGGTCAAGCCCATTAAAGCTAGTGATTAG
- a CDS encoding UV excision repair protein RAD23 (overlaps_old_locusTagID:BBM_III04110), whose protein sequence is MKLIACTLKNVETCVEVDPSDTVDALTNKIGSSLNNASASKMRLIHAGKILKMEQKISDYSDIKDGDKIIVLFSKQSEASTIANPTPAPTSTPIADANTSPPKPIPTTDPNALLMGEELEKAINGIVEMGFDVESVKAAMSAAFNNPNRAIELLTRHEVDVSDHDTHQSVQTTGVLDELRQHPMFEQMRAIVRSNPQTLPQILSLIGQSDPSLLQAITENQEEFIQLLSEPVLGTSGDFIDAQSITLTPEEMESINRLEGLGFSRPAAVEAFLACDKNEEMAANYLLENIADYVSDNDN, encoded by the exons ATGAAACTTATCGCCTGTACCCTTAAGAATGTTGAGACCTGTGTCGAAGTAGACCCATCTGACACCGTAGATGCTTtaaccaataaaattggatCGAGCCTGAACAATGCTAGTGCCAGCAAAATGCGATTAATCCATgctggtaaaattttgaaaatggaACAAAAGATATCGGACTATTCTGACATCAAGGATGgggataaaattattgttcTGTTCAGCAAACAA TCCGAAGCAAGTACAATAGCTAATCCTACACCTGCCCCTACCTCTACTCCCATTGCAGATGCCAACACCAGTCCCCCGAAACCCATCCCTACCACGGACCCTAATGCCTTACTGATGGGCGAGGAGCTAGAAAAA GCCATAAACGGTATAGTAGAAATGGGTTTTGATGTTGAATCAGTCAAAGCGGCCATGAGCGCAGCATTCAACAACCCTAACAGGGCTATAGAACTCCTCACGCGTCATGAGGTAGACGTTTCAGACCATGATACGCATCAATCTGTTCAAACGACG GGCGTGTTGGATGAGCTGCGACAGCACCCTATGTTTGAGCAGATGCGGGCGATTGTGCGCAGTAATCCACAGACGCTgccacaaattttatcgcTCATAGGGCAGTCAGACCCATCATTACTCCAA GCCATCACTGAAAATCAGGAAGAATTTATCCAGCTACTGAGTGAACCGGTACTAGGCACAAGTGGTGATTTTATTGACGCCCAGTCTATAACTTTGACACCAGAGGAAATGGAGTCTATAAACAGA CTGGAGGGGCTCGGGTTTTCGAGACCGGCAGCTGTCGAGGCATTTTTGGCatgcgataaaaatgaGGAGATGGCagcaaattatttgcttGAAAACATAGCAGATTATGTCTCTGACAATGATAATTAA
- a CDS encoding conserved Plasmodium protein, unknown function (overlaps_old_locusTagID:BBM_III04115), protein MLQLSIILQSYQRAVYAAKYLRPPGFFKRAAMRETPRKKTGPFENPVKRFVRIREKARLYSFLPPPRKIPVAKPVSRTLLQPVTGVPKVDPLVLERRLDFLLSDKAKLQQLAAKIRPGITPYQAELFVWERQMTDLRKIYRAQYLQKLYQVTEDERHRQFNIYVNQQRDKKMRRQKFLQSLLEERKRKALLVHRLNIEKKINQSVEFKRLSQRKIANIYWLTKLQVHTFFNIRFSLFRDVSVPDISKSLGNEVEDAKSIKHKIVTGDGYFRRLLEESFSILHEDSERYERRDEFKGMTPAEKADITYQKFSDEEKLQLVDQKIEIIKQAINAESQVKKDANQLLVQILDNLEAAKLAFLERRKVNMAKSLSHK, encoded by the exons ATGTTACAATTAAGTATTATTTTACAGTCATACCAAAGGGCCGTCTATGCTGCCAAATACTTGCGTCCTCCGGGGTTCTTCAAACGTGCCGCCATGAGGGAAACACCCAGAAAGAAAACTGGCCCATTTGAAAATCCCGTCAAACGATTTGTTCGCATACGAGAGAAAGCCAGGCTATACAGCTTCCTCCCTCCCCCAAG AAAGATACCCGTGGCCAAGCCAGTGTCTAGGACTTTGTTGCAACCCGTAACTGGGGTGCCAAAAGTGGATCCATTGGTGTTAGAAAGGCGGTTAGACTTTCTACTCTCAGATAAAGCCAAACTTCAACAGTTAGCTGCGAAAATCAGGCCAGGTATAACTCCCTATCAAGCGGAATTATTCGTATGGGAACGGCAG ATGACGGATCTAAGAAAAATTTACAGAGCACAGTATTTGCAGAAGCTTTACCAAGTCACAGAAGATGAGAGGCATAGACAgttcaatatatatgtaaacCAACAAAGAG ACAAAAAGATGCGAAGGCAAAAATTCCTCCAATCACTGCTAGAGGAAAGGAAAAGGAAGGCCTTACTAGTACACCGGTTGAACATTGAGAAGAAGATCAATCAATCAGTGGAATTCAAAAGACTTTCACAGCGCAAAATTGCCAACATTTACTGGCTCACTAAGTTACAGGtacatacattttttaat ATACGttttagtttatttagggaTGTTTCAGTGCCGGATATATCTAAATCACTGG GAAACGAAGTAGAAGATGCGAAAAGCATCAAACACAAGATTGTCACTGGAGATGGTTATTTCAGAAGATTGCTGGAAGAATCATTCAGTATTTTGCACGAAGATTCGGAGAGATACGAACGTCGTGATGAATTCAAGGGGATGACGCCGGCTGAAAAGGCGGATATTACGTATCAGAAATTCAGTGATGAAGAAAAGCTGCAATTGGTGGATCagaaaattgaaataatcAAGCAAGCCATTAATGCAGAATCGCAAGTAAAAAAAGATGCAAATCAGTTGTTGGTTCAGATACTAGATAATCTTGAGGCGGCAAAGTTGGCGTTTTTG GAGAGGAGGAAGGTAAATATGGCTAAATCActatcacataaataa
- a CDS encoding hypothetical protein (overlaps_old_locusTagID:BBM_III04120;~overlaps_old_locusTagID:BBM_III04125), with the protein MAWIVGSSDICYLIVWSFCGCDEFIVGQIMAHTDKNDFIQKSLCHEECLKCDVAKRIWLEGKASLHWNLENNKRSFLSHAIDSDIKCDSLTNSGDKFYDVETIDIVKDLPTKQPKFDAYEYNSGLEKIIFYNSDDKDRNYRYFGNKINLTRHVFKTRVKKRKLDSSLLAASPAAPWSKCAVGSTVDTLDGSCKDKSTLTGLMRCGERVNRDEKAAVQETSLKYVLEQALKSIESRGDESKPPSKFISKEGVNFKGYHPSADHNELFEQAFGKLPMFDNKYTSQTSSSTPLVNAGIAGIMPIMGVSATPPESNFPMPATPGVGVTSMPNTPVGITAGQNQGTQFTPFGAGQPHPTAEVNPFAAQFPSGRRRGRSRR; encoded by the exons ATGGCTTGGATTGTAGGGTCTTCCGATATATGCTATCTGATTGTATGGTCTTTCTGTGGGTGTGATGAGTTTATTGTGGGTCaaataat GGCACATACAGATAAGAATGATTTTATTCAGAAGTCTTTGTGTCACGAAGAGTGTCTAAAGTGTGACGTGGCCAAACGCATATGGCTAGAGGGGAAAGCATCTCTTCACTGGAACTTGGAAAACAACAAACGATCATTCCTATCTCACGCCATAGATTCTGATATAAAATGTGATTCCCTCACCAATTCGG GAGACAAATTTTATGATGTGGAAACTATAGATATTGTCAAAGATCTGCCTACAAAGCAGCCAAAATTTGATGCCTATGAATACAATTCTGGGTTGGaaaagataattttttacaattctGATGATAAAGATAGAAATTATCGTTACTTTGggaataaaattaatctCACAAGGCATGTGTTCAAGACACGTGTAAAGAAGAGAAAGTTGGATTCATCCCTCCTGGCTGCTTCACCTGCCGCTCCTTGGTCAAAATGTGCTGTGGGATCAACGGTAGATACATTGGATGGCAGTTGCAAGGATAAGTCTACACTCACGGGCCTTATGCGCTGTGGAGAGAGGGTAAATCGTGATGAGAAGGCCGCGGTGCAGGAAACCAGTCTAAAATATGTCTTAGAACAGGCACTGAAATCTATAGAATCGAGGGGAGATGAATCAAAACCTCCCTCCAAATTTATCTCAAAGGAAGGGGTTAACTTCAAGGGCTACCACCCTTCGGCTGATCACAACGAACTATTCGAACAGGCATTTGGGAAACTGCCAATGTTTGACAACAAATATACATCACAAACATCTAGTAGTACACCTTTAGTTAATGCTGGAATTGCTGGCATAATGCCTATAATGGGAGTTAGCGCCACGCCTCCAGAGTCAAATTTTCCTATGCCAGCTACGCCCGGCGTTGGTGTCACTAGTATGCCTAATACCCCAGTCGGTATAACTGCTGGCCAAAATCAAGGCACGCAGTTTACACCTTTCGGCGCAGGGCAGCCTCACCCAACTGCGGAAGTCA ACCCTTTTGCAGCACAATTCCCTAGTGGAAGAAGAAGGGGGAGGAGTAGAAGATag
- a CDS encoding hypothetical protein (overlaps_old_locusTagID:BBM_III04120;~overlaps_old_locusTagID:BBM_III04125), translating into MELLSAVNTTFGLRTRMRQLVSLSMYMNSIFFLFLAVPLSNVTVTGLNYFRRYPSNPYDSYSFQQTDSHNTKSDTTHNENDNNGTKPESDKSSNELGPKSGIKVPNPSDSDHSGSASEKSNPESNATNVNDKDKNVDTSKVSNEADYSAESTTNTTADEKNKNTDALVDNVILNPSVNNVDFTIKTLRNETGNAINSLKHVCTQIQELISIMPQDVKSAEIELVTHKVVTSDLYNECVKHLTTLEGFENDLDKFATQAQISLMYPQST; encoded by the exons ATGGAGCTGCTTTCGGCTGTAAATACCACTTTTGGTTTACGCACCAGAATGCGCCAGCTAGTGTCACTTAGTATGTATATGAATAGTATTTTCTTCTTGTTTCTAGCTGTTCCATTATCTAATGTCACTGTCACTGGGCTGAACTATTTCAGACGTTATCCCAGTAATCCATACGATTCTTATTCTTTCCAACAAACGGACTCTCACAACACTAAGTCTGATACAACAcataatgaaaatgataataatggCACCAAACCAGAGTCTGATAAATCTAGCAATGAATTAGGGCCTAAGAGTGGCATTAAAGTTCCAAATCCATCAGATTCTGACCATTCAGGATCAGCTTCAGAAAAATCTAACCCAGAATCCAACGCAACAAATGTTAATGAtaaagataaaaatgtagaTACGTCGAAAGTCAGCAATGAAGCTGATTATTCCGCTGAGTCGACAACTAATACAACAGCAGATgaaaaaaacaaaaatacCGACGCGCTAGTGGATAATGTAATACTTAACCCTAGCGTCAATAATGTAGACTTCACAATAAAAACACTAAGAAATGAAACG GGAAATGCGATTAATTCATTGAAACATGTATGCACACAGATTCAGGAATTGATTTCTATAATGCCACAGGATGTAAAATCAGCAGAAATTGAGTTGGTTACGCACAAAGTTGTAACATCGGATTTATACAATGAGTGTGTTAAGCATCTAACAACATTGGAGGGATTTGAGAATGATTTGGACAAATTTGCCACTCAAGCCCAAATATCACTCATGTACCCCCAGTCAACTTAA
- a CDS encoding Tubulin/FtsZ family GTPase domain (overlaps_old_locusTagID:BBM_III04130): MREIVSFNLGQCGIQLAGQFWQRLAKNLTHLSTQDTLNNVNTEIINRFYSESDSSPGNGLLDNYVARAVLVDTEIGAVNDAIKDNQTTRIDSNNIITGTEATGNNWATAYECYGPKYKESLEDMLRGQVEQCDSLQCFNLNFSLSGGTGSGLGSYLLELLANDYPKITRLTNVITQTNDATVATYNTILCLNKLQKFSNMVVCYSNESILDVRYPNSNNFSSPTPAECNKYFGPINESIHDFLMPVLMILGNSKYISSHIDTLVSNLTPFPGLNYCSAGVSSLGFKEVKSDLTIDQIFWQAMQNNTILSPISNAKSHSLGIALFGATKFSNREVSMQATRIAFKNDMLSYNRNGVKLYLKSSTNETDMYDKLCVLDNNCSIHSYLENVISSFQKLYSKKAFIHHFKDIIDDAQFQQVNENITEVAQTYRELERNVFTSTKHLDQKILRNLGNTISATDAPNRSITTEKSCGMPLKMQAKSSKGLKVWCIKPNHLDSVVSCKSGKHWWDLCASPIV; this comes from the coding sequence ATGAGAGAAATCGTATCCTTCAATCTTGGTCAGTGCGGTATCCAGTTAGCCGGACAATTTTGGCAGCGTcttgcaaaaaatttaacacaTTTGTCAACGCAAGATACGCTCAATAACGTAAACACTGAGATTATTAATCGTTTTTACAGTGAATCTGATAGTTCACCTGGAAACGGGCTATTAGATAACTATGTCGCACGTGCCGTCCTGGTGGACACAGAAATCGGTGCTGTTAACGATGCAATAAAGGATAATCAAACCACCAGGATAGATTCTAACAACATTATCACTGGTACAGAGGCTACTGGCAACAACTGGGCCACGGCATATGAATGCTATGGTCCCAAATATAAGGAGTCCCTGGAAGATATGCTCCGGGGGCAAGTAGAGCAATGCGATAGTCTGCAGTGCTTCAATCTCAATTTTTCCCTTTCCGGAGGTACTGGTTCAGGCCTAGGTAGTTATTTACTGGAATTACTAGCCAATGACTACCCTAAGATAACGCGCCTGACCAATGTCATCACCCAAACAAATGATGCCACTGTTGCAACTTATAACACAATACTTTGCCTAAACAAGctacaaaaattttcaaatatggTGGTATGCTACTCAAACGAGTCAATTTTAGATGTTAGGTATCCGAATTCCAATAACTTCTCATCTCCTACGCCAGCCGAGTGCAACAAATACTTTGGGCCCATAAATGAATCGATTCATGACTTTTTGATGCCAGTACTTATGATTCTTGGGAATTCAAAGTATATATCGTCGCACATAGATACCCTAGTCAGCAATTTAACCCCTTTTCCTGGGTTGAACTACTGTAGTGCTGGAGTTAGCTCGCTGGGATTTAAAGAGGTCAAGAGTGATCTAACTATTGACCAAATTTTCTGGCAAGCCATgcaaaataacacaattttaTCGCCCATTTCTAATGCCAAATCTCATTCACTGGGAATTGCACTTTTTGGGGCTACGAAATTCTCTAATAGAGAAGTATCAATGCAAGCCACTAGGATTGcattcaaaaatgatatgCTATCATACAATCGTAACGGTGTAAAATTGTATCtaaaatcatcaacaaATGAAACTGATATGTACGATAAGCTGTGTGTACTGGATAACAACTGTTCCATACATTCGTATCTGGAAAATGTAATTAGTAGCTTCCAAAAGCTGTACAGCAAGAAAGCGTTTATACATCACTTCAAAGACATAATAGATGATGCACAATTTCAACAGGtcaatgaaaatattactgAAGTGGCACAAACTTACCGTGAGTTGGAAAGAAATGTATTTACATCAACTAAGCACCTTGACCAAAAAATACTCAGGAACCTGGGCAATACAATTAGTGCCACTGATGCCCCAAACCGCTCTATTACGACTGAGAAGAGTTGCGGAATGCCACTAAAAATGCAGGCAAAATCCAGTAAGGGGCTGAAGGTGTGGTGTATCAAGCCGAATCATCTGGATAGCGTTGTTAGTTGTAAAAGCGGAAAGCATTGGTGGGACCTATGCGCCTCGCCCATAGTCTAA